A single Parabacteroides timonensis DNA region contains:
- a CDS encoding FecR family protein, whose translation MNRKQKISDKKSFEQAGKDLLRKVHEAEPDRRQEALASWQEIEAGLSRPHTSFRLRSRFIWSVAASIAVLLSVGLYFWTDGNKDSSMSLALLENNTSSLSGNEIVLIESKEKLQLKDESSITYDAEGKSNVEEHVVKKETAEDRKEKKEEINQIIVPKGRRADITFSDGTRMYVNAGTRVFYPAVFKKDKREIIVEGEVYLDVAKDPSRPFIVKANGFDVKVLGTQFNVCAYKEDASASVVLVDGRVEVSSGKNTKSILSPNQMIEINDKGTDVKEVDVFEYICWKDNMMMLSDRKVGETLDRLSRYYGRKIWYNEEIGNIPISGKLDLRENMEDVISILCQSLFLQYKTDANNNIIISK comes from the coding sequence GTGAATAGAAAACAAAAAATATCAGATAAGAAATCGTTCGAACAGGCCGGTAAGGACTTGCTCCGGAAAGTACATGAAGCAGAGCCCGATCGTCGGCAGGAAGCATTGGCGTCTTGGCAGGAGATAGAGGCTGGCTTGAGTCGGCCACATACTTCATTCCGGTTGCGCTCCCGCTTTATATGGTCTGTTGCAGCCTCAATAGCCGTACTTCTTTCTGTCGGTCTTTATTTTTGGACAGACGGAAATAAAGATTCTTCCATGTCGCTAGCTTTGCTTGAAAATAACACATCTTCCTTGTCCGGTAATGAAATTGTTCTGATTGAAAGTAAAGAGAAGTTGCAGCTGAAAGACGAATCGTCTATTACATACGATGCAGAAGGAAAGTCGAACGTGGAAGAACACGTTGTAAAGAAAGAAACGGCGGAAGATAGGAAAGAGAAAAAAGAAGAAATAAACCAGATTATTGTACCAAAAGGCAGAAGGGCGGACATTACTTTTTCGGATGGAACGCGGATGTATGTAAATGCCGGTACACGTGTTTTCTATCCTGCTGTATTCAAAAAAGATAAAAGGGAGATTATCGTCGAAGGCGAGGTTTATCTGGATGTGGCGAAAGACCCTTCGCGGCCATTTATTGTCAAAGCGAACGGCTTCGATGTCAAAGTGCTTGGTACACAGTTTAATGTTTGTGCTTATAAGGAAGATGCGTCGGCTTCCGTAGTCTTGGTCGATGGACGGGTAGAAGTCAGCTCCGGTAAGAATACTAAATCTATACTCTCTCCTAATCAAATGATTGAAATAAATGATAAAGGGACGGATGTAAAGGAGGTAGATGTTTTTGAATATATCTGTTGGAAGGATAACATGATGATGTTAAGTGACCGGAAAGTAGGAGAGACGCTGGACCGGTTGTCTCGTTATTACGGACGTAAGATTTGGTATAATGAAGAGATTGGGAATATCCCCATTTCCGGGAAGCTGGACTTGCGAGAAAATATGGAGGATGTGATCAGTATCCTCTGCCAGTCCCTATTCCTTCAGTATAAAACAGATGCGAATAATAATATAATAATATCAAAATAG
- a CDS encoding RNA polymerase sigma factor, with protein sequence MQISDEKLWGLCLTGDREAFREIYCRFYSLLYNYGSKLVSDKDLVKDCIQDIFIKLIQNYQSLSTTPNVKGYLIKALRNKLYDTLEKEKATDDISLYEEVFVTDELIPLLSFDESETDNQAKHLMQAFSQLSSHQQEIIYLYYVNELKHDEIAEIMGINYQSSKNLLFRSLSCLRKLYQKNN encoded by the coding sequence ATGCAAATATCCGATGAAAAATTATGGGGATTATGTTTGACAGGGGATAGAGAGGCTTTTAGAGAAATCTATTGTCGCTTCTATTCTTTATTGTATAATTATGGCTCCAAATTGGTCTCGGATAAGGATTTAGTAAAGGATTGCATCCAGGATATTTTCATAAAGCTAATTCAGAACTACCAGTCTCTTTCCACCACTCCGAACGTGAAAGGGTACTTGATCAAAGCCTTACGTAATAAATTGTATGATACACTCGAAAAAGAGAAAGCCACCGACGATATCTCCCTGTATGAAGAAGTGTTCGTGACCGACGAACTGATACCATTACTTTCTTTTGATGAATCGGAGACTGATAATCAAGCTAAACATCTGATGCAGGCCTTTTCACAATTATCTTCCCATCAACAAGAGATTATTTACTTGTATTACGTGAATGAGTTAAAGCATGATGAAATAGCCGAGATTATGGGAATCAATTATCAGTCTAGTAAAAATCTGCTATTCAGGTCATTATCTTGTCTTCGGAAATTATATCAAAAAAATAATTGA